One genomic window of Pueribacillus theae includes the following:
- a CDS encoding superoxide dismutase, giving the protein MMKVFNEANYLESLAEWCDNLNSNWEKRKDSYTEFLDRKTIEEWEENFQSFKKQLNENVREQSVEKIYKQANELYKKWETLNTESEAYQTKRHDDQHERKIGFFSFTHENTSVPPGKHTLPPLPYPYNALEPYISEEIMRLHHDKHHQSYVDGLNKAENEMQKARKTGDFNLITHWEREAAFNGAGHYLHTIFWNVMKPNSGGKPKGELAKAIDESFGSFEAFKKHFSEAAKQVEAVGWALLVWSPRSHRLEILQAEKHQNLSQWDVVPLLVLDVWEHAYYLQYKNKRADYVKNWWHIVNWYEVEKRFNEASKLKWQPF; this is encoded by the coding sequence ATGATGAAGGTGTTTAATGAAGCCAACTATTTGGAGTCCCTAGCAGAATGGTGTGACAACCTAAATTCAAATTGGGAAAAGAGAAAAGACAGCTATACAGAATTTCTTGATCGTAAGACGATTGAAGAATGGGAAGAAAATTTTCAATCCTTTAAAAAGCAGTTAAATGAAAATGTTCGGGAACAATCGGTAGAAAAAATTTACAAACAGGCAAATGAGCTATATAAAAAGTGGGAAACATTGAATACTGAATCAGAAGCCTATCAGACAAAACGTCATGATGACCAACACGAACGCAAAATCGGCTTTTTCTCATTTACTCATGAAAACACTTCTGTTCCGCCCGGGAAGCACACACTTCCTCCTTTGCCCTATCCCTATAACGCACTTGAACCATATATTTCAGAAGAAATCATGAGACTTCACCATGACAAACATCATCAGAGCTATGTAGATGGATTAAATAAAGCAGAGAATGAAATGCAAAAAGCAAGAAAAACCGGGGATTTTAACCTGATTACACATTGGGAAAGAGAGGCAGCTTTTAACGGGGCAGGTCATTATTTGCATACAATTTTTTGGAATGTCATGAAACCTAACAGTGGAGGAAAACCGAAAGGTGAGCTTGCTAAGGCCATCGATGAATCATTTGGCAGTTTTGAAGCATTTAAAAAGCATTTTTCCGAAGCCGCTAAACAAGTTGAGGCTGTCGGATGGGCTTTGCTTGTCTGGTCTCCCCGATCTCATCGCTTGGAAATTCTCCAAGCTGAAAAGCATCAAAACTTAAGCCAATGGGATGTTGTGCCATTGCTTGTTTTAGATGTTTGGGAACACGCTTATTACTTACAATATAAAAATAAAAGAGCAGACTATGTGAAGAATTGGTGGCATATTGTCAATTGGTATGAAGTTGAGAAACGATTTAATGAGGCAAGCAAATTAAAATGGCAGCCATTTTAA